The genomic window CCACGGTGGGCGTTGATGTAGGGAGAGGAATGACGAAACCAGTGAACAAATTGTTTCGCGTCGCTAATTTCCACCGAATGACCTCGTAACACCTGAAAAAATAACCAGTTACTAATGCTATCAGCGTCCTGTAGCCCCCGCCAGACGAAAAATCGACAAATATCCCAGATCGGGCGGTATCCGAGTAAATTTCTGGTAGAATCGCGTCTTCGACTTAAGCAGCTTCGAGGATGTTTTATGCCCGTCTACCGTTCGCGGACTTCCACACACGGTCGTAACATGGCAGGTGCCCGCTCCCTGTGGCGCGCCACCGGCATGACTGATGCGGATTTTTCCAAACCCATCATTGCGGTGGCCAACTCGTTTACCCAGTTTGTGCCCGGCCACGTGCACCTGAAAGATTTGGGTCAGCTGGTTTGCCGCGAGATTGAGGCTGCCGGCGGGGTAGCCAAAGAATTCAATACCATTGCCATTGACGATGGTATCGCCATGGGCCACAGCGGCATGCTGTACTCGCTGCCATCACGCGAAATTATCGCCGATGCGGTGGAATACATGGTCAATGCCCATTGCGCCGATGCGCTGGTGTGTATCTCCAACTGTGACAAAATCACTCCCGGCATGCTCAACGCCGCGCTGCGGTTGAACATCCCCACCATTTTTGTTTCCGGCGGTCCAATGGAATCGGGCAAGGCCGTGATCGACGGCAAGATGGTGCATCTGGATCTGGTCGACGCCATGGTGTCTGCTGCTGACAGCAAACAATCCGATGCCAACGTCAATGCGATGGAGCGTTCTGCCTGTCCGACCTGCGGTAGCTGTTCCGGCATGTTTACCGCCAACTCCATGAACTGTTTGACCGAGGCGTTGGGCCTGTCCCTGCCGGGTAATGGCTCCATGTTGGCGACCCATGCTGATCGCAAAGGTTTGTTCCTGGAAGCCGGTCGTCGCATTGTCGAATTGACCAAGCGCTACTACGAACAGGAAGACGCGTCTGTTCTGCCGCGTTCCATCGCAAATTTTGATGCGTTTGAAAATGCCATGTGTCTGGACATCGCCATGGGCGGTTCCACCAACACCATTTTGCATTTGCTGGCCGCTGCCGAAGAAGCGGGCGTACCGTTCACCATGAAAGACATCGACCGTTTGTCACGCCTGGTGCCGCAGTTGTGCAAGGTAGCACCGAGCACGCAGAAATATCACATGGAAGATGTGCATCGCG from Gammaproteobacteria bacterium includes these protein-coding regions:
- the ilvD gene encoding dihydroxy-acid dehydratase encodes the protein MPVYRSRTSTHGRNMAGARSLWRATGMTDADFSKPIIAVANSFTQFVPGHVHLKDLGQLVCREIEAAGGVAKEFNTIAIDDGIAMGHSGMLYSLPSREIIADAVEYMVNAHCADALVCISNCDKITPGMLNAALRLNIPTIFVSGGPMESGKAVIDGKMVHLDLVDAMVSAADSKQSDANVNAMERSACPTCGSCSGMFTANSMNCLTEALGLSLPGNGSMLATHADRKGLFLEAGRRIVELTKRYYEQEDASVLPRSIANFDAFENAMCLDIAMGGSTNTILHLLAAAEEAGVPFTMKDIDRLSRLVPQLCKVAPSTQKYHMEDVHRAGGVLGILGQLEKAGRLHTQVSTVHSATMGEALAKWDVSRSNDAAVHTFFKAGPGNVRTTEAFSQEKRWPELDLDRKEGCIRDLAHAYSTEGGLAVLYGNIALDGCVVKTAGVDDSILKFAGPARIFESQDDAVAAILADKIKAGDVVVIRYEGPRGGPGMQEMLYPTSYLKSKGLGKACALITDGRFSGGTSGLSIGHASPEAAEGGAIGLVEEGDTIEIDIPNRSIRVAISDETLATRRRAMEAKGAAAWKPVNRQRQVSSALKAYAAMTTSASRGAVRDVSQLEK